The following proteins come from a genomic window of Rhodohalobacter sp. 614A:
- the lysC gene encoding lysine-sensitive aspartokinase 3 encodes MPDLIKVAKFGGTSMADLTAMKRCASIVSSDPDKKVIVVSATSGTTNLLTELCTEESVETRVEIVSQIKEKHLAICKQFGNPKTLLDEVTALLSELEAIASRKQIMTKMLRDEILSFGERLSSRIFSEVLKVDSGDDIQWLDARTVIKTDNHYGSAEPDIDEIGKASSEILQPLLKDARVVTQGFIGSDSKGTTTTLGRGGSDYSAALFAEAVDADVLEIWTDVTAIYTTDPRIAPDARPITEISFDEAAELSVFGAKVLHPATVVPAIRKNIRVYVGSSIHPEKPGTWIVRDTKEKPVIRAISLRRRQTLVKVHSLDMLHRYGFLAKLFQVLGDHKISVDLVTTSEVSVALTLDSDINNPGQPMLGEEVLEELQKFSEVEIIKDLSLVALVGNNLNQTAGLSGPIFGSLLDVNIHLICHGASSYNLCFLVAEEDAENVVQVLHKQFIK; translated from the coding sequence ATGCCAGATTTAATTAAAGTAGCAAAGTTCGGAGGCACCAGCATGGCAGATCTTACCGCCATGAAACGATGTGCCTCCATTGTTTCATCTGATCCCGATAAAAAAGTAATTGTAGTTAGTGCCACCTCCGGTACAACAAATTTGCTTACAGAATTATGTACCGAAGAATCGGTTGAAACCAGGGTTGAAATTGTATCACAAATCAAGGAGAAGCATCTTGCTATTTGTAAGCAATTTGGAAATCCAAAGACACTCCTGGATGAAGTAACGGCCTTATTAAGTGAGCTTGAGGCCATTGCTTCGAGAAAACAGATTATGACGAAAATGCTTCGTGATGAGATCCTGTCGTTCGGTGAACGGCTCTCGTCCAGAATATTTTCCGAAGTTTTAAAGGTGGATTCCGGTGACGATATTCAATGGCTCGACGCCAGAACCGTCATAAAAACGGATAACCATTATGGGAGTGCAGAACCGGATATTGATGAAATCGGAAAAGCTTCATCAGAGATATTACAGCCGTTGCTAAAAGATGCGAGAGTGGTAACACAGGGGTTCATCGGATCCGATTCTAAAGGAACCACCACCACACTGGGACGCGGCGGAAGTGATTACTCAGCAGCACTTTTTGCTGAAGCTGTGGATGCTGATGTGCTTGAAATCTGGACTGATGTCACTGCAATCTATACAACCGATCCGCGAATTGCGCCGGATGCTCGTCCCATTACAGAGATCAGCTTCGATGAAGCCGCGGAGCTATCCGTTTTTGGAGCGAAAGTTTTGCATCCGGCAACAGTTGTGCCTGCTATTCGGAAAAATATCCGGGTGTATGTAGGATCCAGTATTCATCCCGAAAAACCGGGAACCTGGATTGTCCGGGATACAAAAGAAAAGCCGGTCATTCGGGCCATTAGCCTGCGCCGAAGACAAACACTGGTAAAAGTTCATAGCCTTGATATGCTTCATCGGTATGGCTTTCTTGCAAAGCTCTTCCAGGTTTTGGGCGATCATAAAATTAGTGTGGATCTCGTAACAACGAGTGAGGTTAGCGTGGCTTTGACACTCGACTCGGACATTAATAACCCCGGTCAGCCGATGCTCGGTGAAGAAGTTTTAGAGGAACTACAAAAGTTCAGTGAAGTAGAAATTATTAAAGACTTGTCGCTCGTGGCGCTTGTTGGAAATAATTTGAATCAAACGGCTGGTTTAAGCGGCCCGATTTTTGGATCTCTTCTGGATGTTAATATTCATCTGATCTGCCACGGCGCCAGTTCATACAATTTGTGTTTTCTTGTTGCTGAAGAGGATGCCGAAAACGTTGTACAAGTATTGCATAAACAGTTTATTAAGTAA
- a CDS encoding dihydrodipicolinate reductase C-terminal domain-containing protein, giving the protein MKESTKNRKYAVIGTGKTGGTIADQLEDAAIPFDENNKPTPEKLSEADVAIVFVPGEAAEEVIEILMETKIPAVFGTTGYQWPQELPDRVKLKGNRWVIGSNFSLGMNLVRKAINILGKGSEFLDNPQFHIHEIHHVHKKDAPSGTALSWREWLGKDATISSDRQGDVKGIHNLHVKTSGESIYLKHEAHSRSIFAEGAIWTANYILDHPEIEPGVYPFSELFDRAFKELL; this is encoded by the coding sequence ATGAAGGAATCTACCAAAAATAGAAAATATGCCGTTATAGGAACGGGAAAAACGGGTGGAACAATAGCGGATCAACTTGAAGATGCGGCCATCCCGTTTGATGAGAACAATAAACCAACACCGGAAAAACTTTCAGAAGCCGATGTTGCGATTGTTTTCGTGCCCGGAGAAGCAGCCGAAGAAGTAATTGAAATTTTAATGGAAACCAAAATTCCCGCAGTGTTTGGAACTACCGGTTACCAATGGCCACAGGAGTTACCGGATCGGGTAAAGTTAAAAGGCAATCGCTGGGTGATTGGATCGAACTTTAGCCTTGGTATGAATCTTGTCAGGAAGGCCATCAATATTTTGGGCAAAGGATCGGAATTTCTGGATAATCCACAGTTTCATATTCATGAAATCCACCATGTTCATAAAAAAGATGCCCCGAGCGGTACGGCGCTTTCCTGGAGAGAATGGCTCGGGAAGGATGCGACTATTTCGTCTGATCGTCAGGGCGATGTAAAAGGAATTCACAATTTACATGTAAAGACATCCGGCGAATCCATCTACCTGAAGCATGAAGCACACAGCCGTTCCATTTTTGCCGAAGGCGCAATTTGGACCGCAAATTATATTCTCGATCACCCGGAAATTGAACCGGGAGTTTATCCTTTTTCTGAATTGTTTGATCGTGCATTTAAAGAACTGTTATGA
- the dapA gene encoding 4-hydroxy-tetrahydrodipicolinate synthase, giving the protein MTDIQLWTALITPMYEDGSIHFEDLERLLNRQEDAGNGILILGSTGEGLALSDDEKKQVVDFVSERENLSPIMVGVGGFNLQHQTEWIQYCNQKNIDCFLLVNPLYSKPGLKGQIEWFRSLLDASEKPSMIYNIPSRTGVKLFPQVLKELEHHKNLWAVKEASGSIEEFQQFRKTVPSIPLFSGDDGLMPFFSTAGGSGLVSVASNVWPKETRLYVEKCLKGDVVSLFPIWTDAVKALFSASNPIPLKVLMKEKGLIDTSVLRLPLTDKELSDTEHLHASDGAIANWYELNT; this is encoded by the coding sequence ATGACTGATATTCAACTTTGGACAGCGCTTATTACTCCCATGTATGAGGACGGGAGTATTCACTTTGAAGATCTCGAACGGCTCTTAAACCGCCAGGAAGATGCGGGAAACGGTATTCTTATTCTTGGAAGTACGGGAGAAGGTCTGGCTCTTTCTGATGATGAGAAAAAACAGGTTGTAGATTTTGTTTCGGAACGCGAAAATTTGTCTCCAATTATGGTTGGTGTTGGTGGATTTAACCTTCAGCATCAGACCGAATGGATCCAATACTGCAACCAGAAAAATATTGATTGTTTTTTGTTGGTGAACCCGTTGTATTCAAAACCGGGTTTAAAAGGGCAAATTGAATGGTTCCGGTCATTATTGGATGCATCTGAAAAACCATCCATGATTTATAACATCCCGTCACGAACGGGAGTGAAGTTATTTCCACAGGTTTTGAAGGAGCTTGAACATCACAAAAATTTATGGGCTGTAAAAGAGGCGAGCGGAAGTATTGAAGAGTTCCAGCAGTTCAGGAAAACAGTGCCTTCGATTCCATTGTTTAGCGGCGATGATGGATTAATGCCGTTCTTTTCAACGGCTGGTGGCAGCGGATTGGTATCTGTGGCTTCCAACGTTTGGCCGAAAGAAACAAGGCTCTATGTTGAAAAATGTCTGAAAGGAGATGTAGTTTCGCTGTTTCCAATTTGGACGGATGCCGTTAAAGCACTCTTCTCTGCTTCAAACCCGATTCCCTTAAAGGTTTTAATGAAAGAAAAAGGATTGATAGATACATCCGTTCTTCGATTGCCTTTGACGGATAAAGAACTTTCGGATACGGAACATTTACACGCTTCTGATGGAGCGATTGCAAATTGGTATGAATTGAATACATAG
- a CDS encoding 2,3,4,5-tetrahydropyridine-2,6-dicarboxylate N-succinyltransferase, protein MDWEKILDQLEEGTVRAATPEGDGWKANVEVKEAILAAFKAGKNVNYGGIYEGFVDKGNLPPRMFDSSDGVRLVPGGSSVRRGAYVAKGVIMMPPAYVNIGAYIDEGSMIDSHALVGSCAQIGKNVHLSAGVQIGGVLEPVGLSPVVVEDDCFIGAGSVIVEGILVKKRAVIAPGVTLSKSVPVYDAVNEEILGKGAAIPEGAVVVPGTRPINTDWGIATKLSVSCPIIIKYRDKDSDASLVLEDALR, encoded by the coding sequence ATGGACTGGGAAAAAATTTTAGATCAACTTGAAGAAGGAACTGTTCGTGCAGCCACACCCGAAGGCGACGGGTGGAAAGCAAATGTTGAAGTAAAAGAAGCCATTTTGGCTGCGTTCAAAGCCGGCAAAAACGTGAATTACGGGGGTATCTATGAAGGGTTTGTTGATAAAGGCAATCTCCCGCCCCGGATGTTCGATTCAAGTGATGGCGTACGCCTGGTACCTGGCGGATCATCTGTGAGAAGAGGAGCTTATGTGGCTAAAGGCGTAATCATGATGCCGCCGGCGTACGTAAATATCGGTGCGTATATAGATGAAGGATCCATGATTGATAGTCATGCTTTGGTGGGTTCCTGTGCTCAAATCGGGAAAAATGTGCATCTTTCCGCCGGAGTACAAATCGGAGGTGTTCTGGAACCCGTAGGTTTAAGCCCCGTTGTAGTTGAAGACGACTGTTTTATTGGAGCAGGCTCGGTGATTGTTGAAGGAATTTTAGTGAAGAAGCGGGCTGTTATTGCCCCGGGAGTTACTCTGTCAAAATCTGTTCCGGTTTACGATGCCGTAAACGAAGAAATTCTTGGAAAAGGAGCTGCGATTCCGGAAGGAGCAGTAGTGGTGCCGGGTACACGCCCCATCAATACTGATTGGGGAATTGCAACAAAATTATCCGTCTCTTGTCCAATTATTATAAAGTACAGAGACAAAGACAGCGACGCTTCTTTAGTGCTTGAAGATGCCCTCAGATAA
- a CDS encoding single-stranded DNA-binding protein, with translation MSSLNKAMIIGRLGADPEVRYTQSNTAVATLSVATTERYKDRNGELQESTEWHRIVAWGRLAEICQEYLKKGSLAYFEGPIQTRQWEDKDGQKKYTTEIKALTMQMLDSRSDSMSGGGAPSSKPGKSAATSVEIDDSFDDMDDDLPF, from the coding sequence ATGAGTTCATTAAACAAAGCGATGATAATAGGCAGGCTTGGAGCTGATCCGGAAGTCCGTTATACGCAGTCTAATACGGCTGTTGCTACGTTAAGTGTTGCCACAACCGAGCGATATAAAGACCGAAATGGTGAACTGCAGGAGAGTACTGAGTGGCACAGAATTGTGGCATGGGGACGTCTCGCAGAAATTTGCCAGGAATATCTTAAAAAAGGATCGTTAGCTTATTTCGAAGGCCCAATTCAAACACGTCAGTGGGAAGATAAAGATGGTCAGAAGAAGTATACAACTGAGATCAAAGCATTGACCATGCAGATGCTGGACAGCCGCAGTGATTCAATGAGTGGAGGAGGAGCCCCGTCCTCCAAACCGGGTAAAAGTGCCGCTACATCGGTAGAGATTGATGACTCATTCGATGACATGGATGACGATCTCCCATTTTAA